The following are from one region of the Simiduia agarivorans SA1 = DSM 21679 genome:
- the ccoN gene encoding cytochrome-c oxidase, cbb3-type subunit I — MSSHAAAGEHPAYNYKVVRQFAVMTIVWGIVGMAVGVLIAAQLVWPELNDILQPYSHFGRLRPLHTNAVIFAFGGCALFATSYYVVQRTCQAKLWGGWLIPFTFWGWQLVIVLAAITLPLGITSAKEYAELEWPIDILITLVWVSYAIVFFGTIVKRKTEHIYVANWFYGGFILTVAVLHLVNSAAIPVSMTKSYSAYAGVMDAMVQWWYGHNAVGFFLTAGFLGMMYYFVPKQAGRPVYSYQLSIVHFWALIALYIWAGGHHLHYSALPDWAQSLGMVMSLILLAPSWGGMINGIMTLSGAWHKLRTDPTLRFLVVSLSFYGMSTFEGPMMSIKTVNALSHNTDWTVGHVHSGALGWVAMISIGAIYHLIPKLFNKEEMYSVPLINTHFWLATIGTVLYIASMWVNGIMQGLMWRAFNADGTLTYSFVESVEASYPGYFVRVVGGAFFLAGMLIMAYNAYRTIADEKSADAAPQAAAA, encoded by the coding sequence ATGAGCAGTCACGCAGCTGCTGGGGAACACCCAGCCTATAACTATAAGGTCGTGCGTCAATTCGCCGTCATGACCATTGTGTGGGGCATCGTAGGTATGGCTGTGGGTGTGCTGATTGCGGCACAGCTGGTATGGCCAGAACTGAACGATATCCTGCAACCCTACAGCCACTTCGGCCGTTTGCGTCCCCTGCACACCAACGCGGTGATTTTCGCCTTTGGTGGTTGTGCCTTGTTCGCCACTTCCTACTATGTTGTGCAGCGGACTTGTCAGGCCAAACTGTGGGGCGGCTGGCTGATCCCGTTTACGTTCTGGGGTTGGCAGCTGGTGATTGTACTCGCAGCCATTACACTGCCTCTGGGTATTACTTCCGCCAAGGAATACGCCGAGCTGGAGTGGCCCATCGATATCCTGATTACGCTGGTATGGGTGTCCTATGCCATCGTGTTCTTCGGCACTATCGTCAAGCGTAAAACCGAACACATTTATGTGGCCAACTGGTTCTACGGCGGCTTTATTCTCACCGTCGCCGTCCTGCACCTGGTGAACTCGGCGGCGATTCCCGTGTCCATGACCAAGTCCTACTCCGCCTATGCCGGCGTGATGGATGCCATGGTCCAGTGGTGGTACGGCCATAACGCGGTGGGCTTCTTCCTGACCGCGGGCTTCCTCGGCATGATGTATTACTTCGTGCCCAAGCAAGCGGGTCGTCCGGTGTACTCCTACCAGTTGTCCATCGTGCATTTCTGGGCGCTGATTGCACTTTATATCTGGGCCGGTGGTCACCACCTGCACTACTCAGCGCTGCCCGACTGGGCCCAGAGTCTGGGCATGGTCATGTCACTGATCCTGTTGGCGCCGTCATGGGGCGGTATGATCAACGGTATCATGACGCTGTCCGGCGCCTGGCATAAGCTGCGTACCGACCCGACCTTGCGATTCCTGGTGGTCTCGCTGTCCTTCTACGGTATGTCTACTTTCGAAGGCCCGATGATGTCGATCAAGACCGTGAACGCCCTGTCGCACAATACCGACTGGACTGTGGGTCACGTGCACTCCGGTGCGCTGGGCTGGGTCGCAATGATTTCTATCGGCGCCATCTACCACCTGATCCCCAAGCTGTTCAACAAAGAAGAGATGTACAGCGTACCGCTGATCAACACCCACTTCTGGCTGGCGACTATCGGTACCGTGTTGTACATCGCCTCCATGTGGGTGAACGGCATCATGCAGGGCCTGATGTGGCGTGCATTCAACGCCGACGGCACCCTGACCTACAGCTTTGTTGAATCCGTTGAAGCCAGCTACCCCGGTTACTTCGTACGTGTTGTGGGCGGTGCTTTCTTCCTGGCTGGCATGCTGATCATGGCCTACAACGCCTACCGCACCATCGCTGACGAAAAGTCAGCCGACGCTGCGCCACAAGCGGCCGCGGCCTGA
- a CDS encoding FixH family protein, with translation MQQDSQSPKPWYRQPWAWFLLTPLITIVIVMTAFISVSIKMADDVVVDNYSREGRMYNERLEQDMQARALNMQADISFDMETFEAWLNLTGEDDPESLVLLLQHPTEADLDQVVVLKRTATGRYRGDLDAGLAHRRYLQLFAGESEADRTSAGWRLKAELNFSDQQAVVMVPLER, from the coding sequence ATGCAACAAGACTCTCAATCACCCAAGCCCTGGTATCGTCAGCCCTGGGCCTGGTTTCTGCTCACACCGCTGATCACTATCGTGATCGTGATGACGGCGTTTATCTCCGTTTCCATCAAGATGGCCGATGATGTGGTGGTGGACAATTATTCGCGTGAAGGCCGCATGTATAACGAACGCCTTGAACAGGATATGCAGGCGCGGGCGCTCAATATGCAGGCAGACATCAGCTTTGATATGGAAACCTTCGAGGCCTGGTTGAATCTGACCGGCGAGGATGATCCCGAATCGCTGGTATTGTTGCTGCAACACCCCACCGAGGCAGATCTCGATCAGGTGGTTGTGCTCAAGCGTACCGCCACCGGGCGTTACCGCGGGGATCTGGATGCCGGCCTTGCCCATCGCCGTTATCTGCAGTTATTTGCTGGCGAGTCGGAAGCCGACCGGACCAGCGCCGGTTGGCGCCTGAAAGCGGAACTCAATTTCTCCGATCAACAGGCCGTGGTCATGGTGCCGCTGGAACGCTGA
- the ccoP gene encoding cytochrome-c oxidase, cbb3-type subunit III, protein MSTFWSLWIIVLTVTCLVLVTWVLFANRKVAVSDEDEPENKTTGHVYDGIEEYDNPLPKWWFQMFVATILFAIVYLIMYPGLGAWKGFHPLYEGNTWTSHKQLEVEQKKAQKTFAETFGKYEQMSIEDLVNEPKAMKMGMRLFANNCAICHGADGGGSYGFPSLIDGDWLYGGTPEKIKETLINGRAGNMPPWGPVIGEAGVQSSAEYVLKISGQEHDAALAEAGAKVFAANCVACHGADGKGNQMLGAPNLTDDIWLYDGTRKGIRHSVREGRANVMPAQKDQLRSDKIHLLAAYVYSLSLDQNDAQ, encoded by the coding sequence ATGAGTACTTTTTGGAGCCTGTGGATCATTGTACTGACTGTCACATGCCTGGTGCTGGTGACCTGGGTACTGTTTGCCAACCGCAAAGTGGCGGTCAGCGACGAAGATGAACCGGAAAACAAAACCACCGGTCACGTATATGACGGTATTGAGGAATACGATAACCCGCTGCCCAAGTGGTGGTTCCAGATGTTTGTGGCAACCATTCTATTTGCCATCGTCTATCTGATCATGTACCCCGGTCTGGGGGCCTGGAAAGGCTTCCACCCGCTGTATGAAGGCAATACCTGGACGTCCCACAAGCAATTGGAAGTGGAACAGAAAAAAGCCCAGAAAACCTTTGCTGAGACCTTCGGTAAGTACGAGCAGATGTCCATTGAGGATCTGGTGAACGAGCCCAAGGCGATGAAAATGGGCATGCGTTTGTTCGCCAATAACTGCGCCATTTGTCACGGCGCGGACGGCGGCGGCAGCTACGGCTTCCCGAGCTTGATTGACGGTGATTGGCTGTACGGTGGCACACCGGAAAAAATCAAGGAAACCCTGATCAATGGCCGCGCGGGCAACATGCCGCCATGGGGGCCGGTCATTGGTGAAGCCGGTGTGCAGTCCAGTGCCGAGTACGTATTGAAAATCTCCGGTCAGGAGCACGATGCCGCGCTGGCAGAAGCCGGTGCGAAAGTATTTGCCGCCAATTGCGTAGCCTGTCATGGCGCCGACGGTAAAGGCAATCAGATGTTGGGCGCGCCTAACCTGACCGATGATATCTGGCTTTATGACGGTACCCGTAAAGGCATTCGCCACTCGGTGCGCGAGGGGCGTGCCAACGTAATGCCTGCGCAGAAAGACCAGTTGCGTTCCGACAAGATTCATTTGTTGGCCGCCTATGTGTACAGCCTGTCGCTCGATCAGAACGACGCGCAGTAA
- the ccoG gene encoding cytochrome c oxidase accessory protein CcoG — MSEQSSNEQRTADQQEEKIRYVDIYQSSGRIYTRKISGFFQSLRRYTGIPLIAGYLLMPWFVIDGRPAMLFDLPERQFHILWLTFGPQDAMLLSWLLIIAAFGLFTVTVMVGRVWCGFTCPQTVWTMMYIWAEHFFEGDRNARMKLDKEPMSLRKFSKKFGKHFMWVTIALITGITFIGYFTPIRELITGLVTLDANPIAAFWVLFFAVGTYMNAGYLREQVCKYMCPYARFQSVMYDQDTLTVFYDFKRGETRGPRKPKEDYKAEGKGDCIDCSWCVQVCPVDIDIRDGVQYECIDCGLCVDACNSVMDKMGYERGLIRFTTEDAIKNGTTHVFRPRLLGYALAMVAMISVFAYTVSSRVPLKVDVLRDRGANMYRVVGDDIQNVYTLKILNLDPEDQIYNVTVTGDHTYSLGGYRPALIEQGELLSFPVRVSVPRDELTSSQNKVTFYVEAQDKPELNVTVETSFIGPSQ; from the coding sequence ATGTCCGAGCAATCTTCAAACGAACAGCGTACTGCGGACCAACAAGAAGAAAAAATCCGCTACGTCGATATTTATCAGTCTTCCGGTCGTATCTACACTCGGAAAATTTCCGGCTTTTTCCAGAGCCTGCGTCGCTATACCGGTATTCCGTTAATTGCCGGTTACCTGCTGATGCCCTGGTTTGTCATTGATGGTCGGCCGGCCATGTTATTTGATTTGCCCGAGCGGCAGTTTCATATTTTGTGGCTGACGTTTGGTCCGCAGGATGCCATGTTGTTGTCCTGGTTGTTGATCATCGCCGCCTTTGGCCTGTTTACCGTTACCGTCATGGTGGGGCGCGTGTGGTGTGGCTTTACCTGCCCGCAAACCGTGTGGACCATGATGTACATCTGGGCCGAGCATTTTTTTGAGGGCGATCGCAACGCCCGCATGAAGCTCGATAAAGAGCCCATGAGTTTGCGCAAGTTCAGCAAAAAATTCGGCAAGCATTTCATGTGGGTGACCATCGCCCTGATCACCGGCATTACCTTTATTGGCTATTTCACGCCCATCCGTGAACTGATCACCGGCCTGGTCACCTTGGATGCCAATCCAATAGCGGCTTTCTGGGTGCTGTTTTTTGCTGTCGGCACCTACATGAATGCCGGTTATTTGCGCGAGCAAGTGTGCAAATACATGTGTCCCTACGCGCGCTTCCAGTCGGTCATGTACGACCAGGATACGCTCACGGTATTCTACGATTTCAAACGCGGTGAAACCCGTGGCCCGCGTAAACCCAAAGAGGATTACAAAGCTGAAGGCAAGGGCGACTGCATCGATTGTTCCTGGTGTGTGCAGGTGTGTCCGGTGGATATCGATATTCGCGACGGCGTGCAATACGAGTGTATCGATTGCGGGCTGTGTGTGGATGCGTGTAACAGCGTGATGGACAAAATGGGTTATGAGCGGGGGTTGATCCGCTTTACCACGGAAGACGCCATCAAGAACGGTACCACCCACGTGTTCCGCCCACGCCTGTTGGGTTATGCATTGGCCATGGTGGCAATGATTAGTGTCTTTGCTTACACAGTCAGCAGCCGGGTGCCTTTGAAAGTGGATGTTCTGCGCGACCGTGGTGCCAACATGTACCGGGTGGTGGGTGACGATATTCAGAATGTGTACACACTGAAAATTCTGAACCTCGACCCGGAAGATCAGATCTATAACGTCACGGTCACCGGTGATCACACCTATTCGCTCGGCGGTTATCGCCCCGCCCTGATCGAGCAAGGCGAGTTGCTGAGTTTCCCTGTGCGGGTTTCGGTGCCGCGCGATGAACTCACCAGTTCCCAGAACAAGGTGACCTTTTATGTGGAAGCACAGGATAAACCGGAACTGAACGTGACGGTGGAAACCAGTTTTATCGGTCCCAGCCAATAA
- the ccoO gene encoding cytochrome-c oxidase, cbb3-type subunit II, translating to MKNHDIVEKNIGLMAVLTIVAISFGSLVEIVPQFFLKETTTPVEGLKPLGAVALEGRDIYIREGCHVCHTQMIRPLRAEVERYGHYSLAGESVYEHPFLWGSKRTGPDLARVGGRYSDAWQKAHLYNPRNVVPESNMPAFPWLFDNVLDGKDTGKKMAALRKVGVPYTDEDIAGAEAAVKGVSEVDALVVYLQQLGTLVQQKR from the coding sequence ATGAAGAATCATGACATTGTAGAAAAGAACATCGGCCTGATGGCCGTACTCACCATCGTGGCCATCAGTTTTGGTTCACTGGTTGAAATCGTGCCGCAGTTTTTCCTGAAGGAAACCACGACGCCGGTGGAAGGTCTGAAGCCGCTGGGTGCAGTCGCTCTGGAAGGGCGTGACATTTATATCCGTGAAGGTTGTCACGTGTGCCACACTCAGATGATCCGTCCACTGCGCGCCGAAGTGGAGCGCTACGGTCACTACTCGCTGGCCGGCGAATCAGTCTATGAGCACCCGTTCCTGTGGGGTTCCAAGCGCACCGGTCCCGATCTGGCGCGTGTAGGCGGACGTTACTCAGACGCCTGGCAAAAGGCGCACCTGTACAACCCGCGCAACGTTGTGCCTGAATCCAACATGCCGGCGTTCCCCTGGCTGTTTGATAACGTGCTCGACGGCAAGGACACCGGCAAGAAAATGGCGGCCTTGCGCAAAGTGGGCGTGCCCTATACCGACGAAGATATCGCTGGTGCAGAGGCTGCTGTGAAAGGTGTGAGTGAAGTGGATGCATTGGTGGTTTACCTGCAGCAGCTCGGCACCCTGGTTCAACAGAAGCGCTGA
- a CDS encoding argininosuccinate synthase, with translation MASLKKVVLAYSGGLDTSVIAKWLQETYQCEVVTFTADIGQGEEVEPARAKAQAMGIKEIYIEDLREEFVRDYVFPMFRANTIYEGEYLLGTSIARPLIAKRLVEIANETGADAISHGATGKGNDQVRFELGAYALKPGIKVIAPWREWDLNSREKLMAYCEEHNIPVDFAKQKTKSPYSMDANLLHISYEGGILEDPWAEAEEGMWRWSVSPEAAPDTPTYVTLTYEKGDVVAIDGKAMTPATVLEHLNKVGGANGIGRLDIVENRYVGMKSRGCYETPGGTILLKAHRAIESLTLDREVAHLKDALMPRYAEMIYNGYWWSPERQMLQKAIDDSQTVVNGDVRVKLYKGNVSIAGRRSEDSLFDDKIATFEDDAGAYNQKDAEGFIKLNALRMRIAAGKGRKLS, from the coding sequence ATGGCGTCCCTCAAAAAGGTAGTACTCGCTTACTCAGGCGGGCTTGATACATCGGTTATTGCTAAGTGGCTACAAGAAACCTACCAGTGTGAGGTGGTGACGTTTACCGCCGACATCGGTCAGGGTGAAGAAGTGGAGCCCGCGCGCGCCAAAGCACAGGCCATGGGCATCAAAGAAATCTATATCGAAGATCTGCGCGAAGAATTCGTGCGCGATTACGTGTTTCCCATGTTCCGCGCCAACACCATTTATGAAGGTGAATACCTGCTGGGCACCTCCATTGCCCGCCCGCTGATCGCCAAGCGTCTGGTAGAAATTGCCAACGAAACCGGTGCCGATGCCATCTCCCATGGTGCGACCGGCAAAGGCAACGACCAGGTGCGCTTCGAGCTGGGTGCCTACGCACTCAAGCCCGGTATCAAGGTCATTGCACCCTGGCGCGAGTGGGATCTGAACTCCCGCGAAAAGCTGATGGCCTACTGCGAAGAACACAATATTCCGGTGGATTTCGCCAAGCAGAAAACCAAGTCGCCTTACTCCATGGACGCTAACCTGCTGCACATTTCCTACGAGGGCGGCATTCTGGAAGATCCATGGGCCGAGGCGGAAGAGGGTATGTGGCGTTGGTCGGTATCACCGGAAGCGGCACCGGACACACCCACTTACGTGACCCTGACCTACGAAAAAGGTGACGTGGTGGCCATCGATGGCAAGGCCATGACGCCGGCGACCGTGCTGGAGCACCTGAACAAGGTGGGCGGCGCCAATGGTATTGGTCGCTTGGATATCGTGGAAAACCGCTATGTGGGCATGAAGTCCCGCGGTTGCTACGAAACCCCCGGCGGCACCATCCTGCTCAAGGCGCACCGCGCCATCGAGTCGCTCACTCTCGACCGCGAAGTGGCGCACCTGAAAGATGCGCTGATGCCGCGCTACGCCGAGATGATTTACAACGGTTACTGGTGGAGCCCTGAGCGGCAGATGCTGCAAAAGGCCATCGATGACTCCCAGACGGTGGTGAACGGCGATGTGCGGGTCAAGCTCTACAAGGGCAATGTGTCCATTGCCGGCCGTCGCTCCGAGGACAGCCTCTTCGACGACAAGATCGCCACTTTTGAGGACGATGCCGGTGCCTACAACCAGAAGGACGCCGAAGGCTTCATCAAGCTCAACGCGTTGCGCATGCGCATCGCGGCGGGCAAAGGCCGTAAATTGTCCTGA
- a CDS encoding CcoQ/FixQ family Cbb3-type cytochrome c oxidase assembly chaperone produces MDINDLRSLGTVLVTLAFIGVCWWAFAPSRRKRFEEAANLPFAEDEPSKTPQQLHPENNDEERQEKL; encoded by the coding sequence ATGGATATCAACGATTTGCGTTCGCTAGGCACCGTGCTGGTCACTCTGGCCTTTATCGGCGTCTGTTGGTGGGCCTTTGCGCCCAGCCGCCGCAAGCGGTTTGAAGAGGCAGCTAACCTGCCTTTCGCCGAGGACGAGCCAAGCAAAACACCCCAACAACTTCATCCCGAAAACAACGATGAAGAAAGGCAGGAAAAATTATGA